A single genomic interval of Nostoc commune NIES-4072 harbors:
- a CDS encoding YqiA/YcfP family alpha/beta fold hydrolase gives MSTQYIYLHGFASSPNSAKARDIGDRFAQIHTKLKIPDLNAGDFSHLTITRQITQVAAEFSNNSTPVTLIGSSLGGLTTAHLGQQYLQVQRLVLLAPAFEFLSHWLPKLGDEELQRWQQEKYIMVYHYGEQRKLPLSYDFVTDAAQYQEKFLQRPIPTLILHGKNDEVIPIEASRNFGRWRSPPQVSRPWVELVELDSDHALGNVMEEIWQAIRLFCQLP, from the coding sequence ATGTCTACCCAGTATATTTACCTGCACGGTTTTGCTTCCAGTCCTAATTCGGCCAAAGCACGGGACATAGGCGATCGCTTTGCCCAAATTCATACAAAGCTAAAAATTCCCGATCTAAATGCTGGCGATTTTTCGCACTTGACAATCACTCGTCAGATTACTCAAGTTGCCGCAGAATTCAGTAATAATTCTACGCCAGTAACCCTCATTGGCTCAAGTTTAGGCGGCTTGACCACTGCCCACTTAGGACAGCAATATTTACAAGTACAACGTCTTGTGCTATTAGCACCAGCTTTTGAGTTTTTATCCCATTGGTTACCCAAGCTAGGCGATGAAGAACTACAACGTTGGCAGCAAGAAAAATATATCATGGTCTACCACTATGGGGAGCAGCGAAAGCTTCCCTTAAGTTACGATTTTGTTACAGATGCTGCCCAATACCAAGAAAAGTTTTTGCAACGTCCTATCCCCACCCTGATTTTGCATGGAAAAAACGATGAAGTCATCCCCATCGAAGCCAGTCGTAACTTTGGGCGTTGGCGAAGCCCACCGCAGGTATCGCGTCCTTGGGTGGAGTTAGTCGAACTCGACAGCGATCACGCCTTGGGTAATGTTATGGAAGAAATTTGGCAGGCAATTCGCCTCTTTTGCCAATTACCTTGA
- the gor gene encoding glutathione-disulfide reductase produces MTFDYDLFVIGAGSGGLAASKRAASYGAKVAIAEYDLVGGTCVIRGCVPKKFMVYGSHFPALFSEASGYGWKVGNAELDWEHFITSIDKEVRRLSQLHISFLEKAGVELISGRAALVDPHTVEVDGRKVTADKILIAVGGRPIKPDLPGMEYGITSNEIFHLKEQPKHIVILGAGYIGTEFACIMRGLGSEVTQITRGEKILKGFDEDIRTEIEEGMTNHGIRLIKNNVVKTVERVPEGFKLTLSGKDQEPVIADVFLVATGRTPNVDGLGLENAGVDVVDSSIEGPGYSTTNAIAVNEYSQTNQPNIFAVGDVTDRINLTPVAIGEGRAFADSEFGNNRREFSHETVPTAIFSTPEAATVGWTEAEAREKLGDAVKIFHTRFRPMYYSLTGKQEKTMMKLVVDSNTDKVLGAHMVGEHAAEIIQGVAIAVKMGATKKDFDATVGIHPSVAEEFVTMR; encoded by the coding sequence ATGACTTTTGATTACGACCTGTTTGTAATTGGTGCGGGTTCTGGAGGTTTGGCGGCTTCCAAACGGGCGGCTAGCTATGGGGCTAAAGTAGCGATCGCTGAATATGATTTAGTTGGTGGCACTTGTGTGATTCGCGGTTGCGTTCCCAAAAAATTCATGGTCTATGGCTCTCACTTTCCCGCACTATTCAGTGAAGCTTCAGGTTATGGCTGGAAAGTAGGTAATGCCGAGTTAGACTGGGAACATTTCATTACATCTATAGATAAGGAAGTTCGGCGACTGTCGCAACTACATATCAGCTTTTTAGAAAAAGCGGGAGTGGAACTAATTTCTGGTCGCGCCGCATTGGTAGACCCCCACACGGTAGAAGTTGATGGACGCAAAGTTACAGCAGATAAAATTTTAATTGCTGTTGGTGGACGTCCCATCAAGCCAGATTTACCAGGGATGGAATATGGCATTACCTCCAACGAAATCTTTCATCTAAAAGAACAACCAAAACACATCGTCATTCTTGGCGCTGGTTATATTGGCACAGAATTTGCCTGTATCATGCGTGGTTTGGGTTCTGAGGTTACACAAATTACCAGAGGTGAAAAGATTTTAAAGGGGTTTGATGAGGACATCCGTACAGAAATTGAAGAGGGGATGACGAACCACGGAATTCGGCTGATTAAGAATAATGTGGTAAAAACAGTTGAACGCGTGCCGGAAGGTTTTAAACTGACTTTATCAGGGAAAGACCAAGAACCAGTTATTGCCGACGTGTTTTTAGTAGCAACTGGTCGAACTCCCAATGTAGATGGACTAGGTTTAGAAAACGCTGGGGTTGATGTTGTTGATAGTTCTATAGAAGGGCCAGGGTACAGTACCACAAATGCGATCGCAGTCAATGAATACAGTCAAACTAATCAACCAAATATCTTTGCCGTTGGCGATGTCACAGACCGAATCAATTTAACTCCCGTAGCCATTGGTGAAGGTCGCGCCTTTGCAGATAGTGAATTCGGTAATAACCGCCGCGAATTCAGTCACGAAACTGTTCCTACAGCCATATTTTCTACCCCAGAAGCCGCTACAGTCGGTTGGACTGAAGCCGAAGCACGGGAAAAACTCGGCGATGCTGTCAAAATTTTTCACACTCGCTTTCGCCCCATGTACTATAGTTTGACTGGTAAGCAAGAAAAAACAATGATGAAGTTGGTAGTTGATAGCAACACTGACAAAGTGCTAGGCGCTCACATGGTGGGTGAACATGCTGCTGAGATCATTCAAGGTGTAGCGATCGCTGTGAAGATGGGCGCAACTAAAAAAGACTTTGACGCCACCGTTGGTATCCATCCCTCAGTAGCGGAAGAATTTGTCACAATGCGATAA